In Hydrogenovibrio thermophilus, the following are encoded in one genomic region:
- a CDS encoding integron integrase: MNNTPKKTLLLDEMRAKLRREGYAYSTENSYCDWVRRFVKFHAFESREAMLVDSSQKVESFLTDLAVVQNVAPSTQNQALNALVYCYNRVLNAPFSDVKASRSRKEPRIPVVLTKEEVGQVLSLMDGAPGLIVKLLYASGLRITEAVRLRVQDIDFGFKQITVRDGKGKKDRVTPLANNLMPLLEAQLQKVQTLHQQDLEQGFGSVYLPYALAKKYPNAEFELAWQYVFPSSNLAEDPRSGITRRHHVDQSLVNKAIKRSVKQCGILKKVSAHTFRHSFATHLLQTGTDIRTIQSLLGHANLQTTMIYTHVLKQGGQGVASPFDAL; the protein is encoded by the coding sequence ATGAATAATACACCAAAGAAAACATTGTTGCTAGATGAAATGCGGGCAAAATTACGCAGAGAGGGGTATGCGTATTCGACTGAAAACAGTTATTGCGATTGGGTGCGGCGGTTTGTGAAATTTCATGCATTTGAGAGTCGTGAGGCGATGTTGGTTGATTCGTCTCAGAAGGTGGAGTCGTTTTTGACGGACTTGGCAGTGGTACAAAACGTAGCGCCTTCAACGCAGAATCAGGCGTTAAATGCGTTGGTTTATTGTTATAACCGAGTTTTAAATGCGCCGTTTTCAGATGTTAAGGCGAGCCGTTCGCGTAAGGAGCCGCGCATTCCTGTGGTGTTGACTAAAGAGGAGGTTGGTCAAGTTTTATCCTTGATGGATGGCGCACCAGGCTTGATTGTGAAATTATTGTATGCAAGCGGTTTGCGGATTACCGAGGCGGTGCGTTTGCGGGTGCAGGATATTGATTTTGGTTTTAAGCAAATTACGGTGCGAGATGGCAAGGGCAAAAAAGACCGGGTGACGCCTTTGGCTAATAATTTAATGCCGTTGTTGGAAGCGCAATTGCAAAAGGTGCAAACGCTGCATCAGCAGGATTTGGAACAGGGGTTTGGCTCCGTTTATTTACCCTATGCGCTGGCGAAGAAGTATCCAAATGCGGAATTTGAGCTGGCTTGGCAATATGTTTTTCCCAGCAGCAATTTGGCGGAAGACCCGCGTTCTGGCATTACTCGCCGTCACCATGTAGATCAGTCGTTGGTGAACAAGGCGATAAAGCGTTCGGTCAAGCAGTGTGGCATTTTAAAGAAGGTGAGTGCGCATACGTTTCGGCATTCCTTTGCAACGCACTTGTTGCAGACGGGGACGGATATTCGCACCATTCAATCTTTACTTGGCCATGCTAATTTACAAACCACGATGATTTACACGCATGTGTTGAAACAGGGCGGACAAGGGGTTGCGAGTCCGTTTGATGCGTTGTGA
- a CDS encoding FMN-binding glutamate synthase family protein: MRTTRNLFMGTSAVLAAGVIAATTVWPSAAYLWLLVGPFILLGVYDMSQKKHTLLRLYPILGHIRYIFESIRPEIQQYFVESDTNGKPVPREFRSLIYQRAKGVIDTRPFGTIFDTYRVGYEWIKHSLKPQSVPEEQKRELVGEKNCAKPYAASHLNISAMSFGALSKHAIIALNRAAKMGNFYHNTGEGGLTEYHQQEGGDLVWQIGTGYFSCRTPDGQFDRDIFAEKSKIDQVKMIEIKLSQGAKPAHGGVLPADKVTAEIAKIRIVEPGKDVISPPTHSAFTTPVGLLQFVTELRQLSGGKPVGFKLCIGEPCEFIAICKAMIETGLTPDFITVDGAEGGTGAAPIEFTNSVGTPLREALHFVNTTLVGFGLRDDIKIIASGKSFSAAHLLGLLALGADMVNSARGMMFSIGCVQSRSCHNNTCPTGVATQDPTRYKHLDIDDKSQRAARYHESVIHNLMHLSAAAGLKRPNDISPSQIMRRVSETQVKSYQEIFPPLEKGCLLSEDTVPANLLPEWQAANPHQW, encoded by the coding sequence ATGAGAACAACACGAAACCTGTTTATGGGAACATCTGCCGTGCTGGCGGCGGGCGTCATTGCCGCCACAACCGTTTGGCCGAGCGCCGCGTATTTATGGCTGCTGGTCGGCCCGTTCATTCTGCTCGGCGTTTACGATATGAGCCAGAAAAAGCACACTCTGCTCAGGCTCTACCCCATTCTCGGCCACATACGTTATATATTTGAATCGATTCGCCCGGAAATCCAGCAATACTTCGTTGAAAGCGACACCAACGGCAAACCGGTGCCGCGAGAGTTCCGTTCACTGATTTACCAACGCGCCAAAGGCGTGATCGACACCCGCCCCTTCGGCACCATTTTCGACACCTATCGTGTCGGCTATGAATGGATTAAACACTCCCTCAAACCGCAAAGCGTTCCGGAAGAGCAAAAACGCGAGCTGGTCGGCGAAAAGAACTGCGCCAAACCCTACGCCGCTTCGCACCTCAATATTTCCGCCATGAGTTTTGGTGCCTTGAGCAAACACGCCATTATCGCACTGAACCGAGCCGCTAAAATGGGCAACTTCTACCACAACACCGGTGAAGGCGGCTTGACCGAATACCACCAGCAGGAAGGCGGTGATTTGGTCTGGCAGATCGGCACCGGTTATTTTTCCTGCCGAACGCCTGATGGACAGTTTGATCGCGACATCTTCGCCGAAAAATCCAAAATCGACCAAGTCAAAATGATTGAAATCAAACTGTCGCAAGGGGCTAAGCCTGCGCACGGCGGCGTGCTTCCCGCCGATAAAGTCACGGCGGAGATTGCCAAAATCCGAATCGTCGAACCCGGAAAAGACGTGATTTCACCACCGACACATAGCGCATTCACCACGCCGGTCGGGTTATTGCAGTTCGTCACGGAGCTGCGTCAACTGTCCGGCGGCAAGCCGGTGGGCTTCAAGCTGTGTATCGGGGAACCTTGCGAGTTCATCGCCATCTGCAAGGCCATGATTGAAACCGGCCTGACACCGGATTTTATTACCGTGGACGGCGCCGAAGGCGGCACCGGTGCGGCGCCTATCGAATTCACCAACTCGGTGGGCACGCCGCTGCGCGAAGCCCTGCATTTCGTAAACACCACGCTGGTCGGTTTCGGTTTGCGCGACGACATCAAAATCATCGCTTCGGGCAAGTCCTTTTCCGCCGCGCATTTGTTAGGCTTGTTAGCCTTGGGCGCCGATATGGTCAATTCGGCACGCGGCATGATGTTCTCGATCGGTTGCGTGCAGTCGAGAAGCTGTCACAACAATACCTGCCCGACCGGTGTTGCGACCCAAGACCCTACGCGCTACAAGCATTTGGACATCGACGATAAAAGCCAGCGTGCGGCGCGTTATCATGAATCGGTGATTCACAACCTGATGCACTTGTCCGCGGCGGCGGGCCTGAAACGTCCCAATGACATTTCGCCCAGCCAAATCATGCGCCGCGTGAGTGAAACACAGGTCAAAAGCTATCAGGAGATTTTCCCGCCTTTGGAAAAAGGCTGTTTGTTGAGCGAAGACACGGTGCCCGCCAATCTTTTGCCGGAATGGCAAGCGGCGAACCCACATCAGTGGTAA
- a CDS encoding AlbA family DNA-binding domain-containing protein, with product MLLLHPLTTMVFWYEYKGLIEFPGNSPIEFLIQRLITEFKFELMPMSFVFALLGGIVGLLFGLYHIRLSGQKNLVRSLEHELAEELPLLIARGESEHLEFKSTYRWDVRQQRTNRALESIVIKTIAGFLNREGGTLLIGVEDNGNIIGIDSDFQTLKHKNRDGFERALMDTVKTSLGGNACALLHCRFHDIENKTICRVIVESAVEPVYYHEDSVARLMVRTGNSTRELDAREAHAYLSSRTTKSFSL from the coding sequence GTGCTTCTATTACATCCGTTGACGACAATGGTATTCTGGTACGAATACAAGGGCTTAATCGAATTTCCGGGTAACAGCCCGATAGAGTTTTTGATTCAGCGTTTAATTACTGAATTCAAGTTTGAATTAATGCCTATGAGCTTTGTGTTTGCACTGCTTGGCGGTATTGTTGGTCTATTGTTCGGTCTGTACCATATAAGACTGTCTGGCCAAAAAAATCTTGTCCGCTCTCTGGAACACGAGCTTGCTGAAGAATTACCCTTATTGATTGCCAGAGGCGAAAGTGAGCATCTTGAATTCAAATCCACGTATCGTTGGGATGTAAGACAACAGCGAACGAATCGCGCACTTGAGTCGATTGTCATCAAAACCATCGCCGGTTTTTTAAATCGCGAAGGCGGTACACTGCTAATCGGTGTTGAGGACAACGGCAATATCATTGGAATCGACTCTGACTTCCAGACATTGAAACACAAAAATAGAGACGGCTTCGAACGCGCACTGATGGATACGGTTAAAACCAGTCTAGGAGGAAACGCTTGCGCATTACTTCATTGCCGGTTCCACGATATTGAAAATAAAACCATCTGCCGCGTCATTGTCGAGAGCGCTGTTGAACCTGTTTATTATCATGAGGACAGCGTAGCACGGCTTATGGTACGCACAGGTAATAGTACACGAGAGCTGGATGCGCGGGAAGCACATGCCTATCTTTCCAGTCGAACAACAAAATCTTTTTCTTTATAG
- the gnd gene encoding decarboxylating NADP(+)-dependent phosphogluconate dehydrogenase — protein MSQADIGLVGLAVMGQNLVLNMADHGFHVSVYNRSKQKTDDFIQNRVEDKPITGYDSLEGLVNSLKAPRKVMLMVKAGEVVDHFIDQLLPLLDKGDMIIDGGNSLYTDSTRRTQSLKEKGILFVGTGVSGGEEGARHGPSIMPGGDPAAWPSVKPIFQAIAAQSDGEPCCDWVGPEGAGHYVKMVHNGIEYGDMQLITEAYQLMREGLGMSADECQAVFAEWNKGVLDSYLIEITADILSFKDKDGEPLVDKILDAAGQKGTGKWTGISSLELGMPLTLITESVYARCLSALKSERVEAAKLYPRSDKTLDVDKDAMLTAIHDALYASKIISYAQGYMLMSEAAKEFDWDLNYGGIALMWRGGCIIRSTFLGEIKKAYDASPNLSNLLKAPFFEDAIKSAEANWRQAVIFGIQSQIPTPALSSALAFFDGYRSERVPANLLQAQRDYFGAHTYERVDAPRGEYFHTDWIHSGGNVSSTTYEV, from the coding sequence ATGTCTCAAGCGGATATCGGTTTAGTTGGTTTAGCGGTCATGGGTCAGAACCTGGTTTTGAACATGGCCGATCATGGGTTTCACGTCAGTGTTTACAATCGTTCGAAGCAGAAAACGGACGACTTTATTCAAAACCGTGTCGAAGACAAACCCATTACCGGCTACGATTCGCTTGAAGGACTGGTCAACAGCTTGAAAGCGCCCCGCAAGGTGATGTTGATGGTCAAGGCAGGTGAAGTCGTGGACCACTTTATCGACCAATTGTTACCGCTGCTGGACAAGGGCGACATGATCATCGACGGCGGGAATTCCTTATACACCGATTCCACTCGACGCACGCAGAGTTTGAAAGAAAAAGGCATCCTGTTTGTCGGTACCGGCGTGTCCGGCGGGGAAGAGGGTGCGCGTCACGGGCCATCCATTATGCCGGGTGGCGACCCGGCGGCCTGGCCGTCGGTGAAACCGATTTTTCAGGCCATCGCCGCACAATCGGATGGCGAACCTTGTTGTGACTGGGTTGGTCCAGAAGGGGCCGGACATTATGTCAAAATGGTGCATAACGGGATCGAATATGGTGATATGCAGCTCATTACCGAAGCCTATCAATTGATGCGGGAAGGCTTGGGCATGTCCGCCGACGAATGCCAAGCCGTGTTTGCGGAATGGAATAAAGGTGTTTTGGATTCTTATTTGATTGAAATCACCGCTGACATTCTCAGCTTTAAAGACAAAGACGGCGAACCATTGGTCGATAAGATTCTGGATGCGGCCGGTCAGAAGGGCACCGGAAAATGGACTGGCATCAGCTCGTTGGAGCTGGGCATGCCATTGACGCTGATTACCGAATCGGTTTACGCCCGCTGCTTATCCGCCCTGAAAAGCGAGCGGGTGGAAGCGGCTAAATTGTATCCGCGTAGCGACAAGACGCTGGATGTCGATAAAGACGCGATGTTGACCGCGATTCACGATGCGCTCTATGCGTCGAAAATCATTTCCTATGCACAAGGCTATATGCTGATGTCCGAAGCGGCGAAAGAGTTCGACTGGGATTTGAATTACGGCGGCATCGCCCTGATGTGGCGTGGCGGCTGTATTATCCGCAGTACCTTCCTGGGCGAAATCAAAAAGGCCTACGATGCGTCACCGAACCTGTCCAATCTGCTGAAAGCGCCGTTCTTTGAAGACGCGATTAAATCGGCGGAAGCCAATTGGCGTCAAGCGGTGATTTTCGGCATTCAAAGTCAAATTCCAACCCCGGCGCTGAGTTCGGCCCTGGCGTTCTTCGACGGCTATCGTAGCGAACGGGTGCCGGCCAACTTACTGCAGGCGCAGCGCGATTATTTCGGCGCACACACCTATGAACGTGTCGACGCCCCACGTGGTGAATATTTCCATACCGATTGGATTCATTCCGGCGGTAATGTCAGCTCCACAACGTACGAGGTGTAA
- the gltX gene encoding glutamate--tRNA ligase codes for MIKTRFAPSPTGYLHIGGVRTALFSWLYARQNNGQFILRIEDTDLERSTQESVQAILDGMEWLGLDYDEGPIYQTQRFDRYKEVIQDLLDRDLAYYCYASPEELDEMREQQKARGEKPRYDGRYRCFTGTPPEGVKPVVRFKNPTDGEVVIDDLVKGKIVVSNKELDDLIIARSDGTPTYNLTVVVDDWDMGMTHVIRGDDHVNNTPRQINLYKALGAEVPKFAHIPMVLGEDGSRLSKRHGAVSVLQYKEEGFLPEALLNYLVRLGWSYKDQEIFTVPQMVELFDLESVNSSPSTFNTEKLLWINQQHIQTTDIDHLVTHLTPFMEAKGLDVSQGPVLSKVADLLRERARTLIEMADGATYFYQDFTEFDADAAKKHLRPVAEEPLRLVQQKFAALSEWKAEAIHAAIQEAASDLDVGMGKVGMPLRVAITGGGQSPSIDATAELIGQEKCIARIDLALQAIEIRKQNA; via the coding sequence GTGATCAAAACTCGTTTTGCCCCCAGCCCGACCGGTTATCTACACATTGGCGGCGTTCGCACGGCCTTGTTTTCCTGGTTGTATGCCAGACAGAATAACGGTCAGTTCATTCTGCGCATCGAAGATACCGACTTGGAACGCTCCACGCAGGAATCCGTTCAAGCGATTTTAGACGGCATGGAATGGCTGGGGCTGGATTACGACGAAGGGCCGATTTACCAAACCCAACGTTTCGATCGTTATAAAGAGGTCATCCAGGATTTGCTGGATCGTGACCTGGCGTATTATTGCTACGCGTCACCGGAAGAACTGGATGAAATGCGTGAGCAACAAAAAGCCCGAGGTGAAAAGCCACGTTACGATGGCCGTTATCGTTGTTTCACCGGCACACCACCGGAAGGCGTTAAGCCGGTGGTCCGGTTCAAGAACCCAACCGACGGGGAAGTGGTCATTGACGATTTGGTCAAAGGCAAAATTGTCGTGTCCAATAAAGAGCTGGACGATTTGATTATCGCTCGTTCCGATGGCACACCGACTTATAACCTGACCGTCGTAGTGGATGATTGGGATATGGGCATGACGCACGTGATTCGCGGTGACGACCACGTTAACAATACCCCCAGACAAATCAACCTTTATAAAGCCTTGGGTGCGGAAGTGCCGAAGTTCGCGCATATTCCGATGGTATTGGGTGAAGACGGCAGTCGCTTGTCTAAACGTCACGGTGCGGTGTCGGTTTTGCAATATAAGGAAGAAGGCTTTTTGCCGGAAGCCTTGTTGAACTATCTGGTGCGTCTGGGTTGGTCTTATAAAGATCAGGAAATCTTCACCGTTCCGCAGATGGTGGAATTGTTTGATCTGGAAAGCGTGAACTCTTCGCCGTCGACTTTCAACACCGAAAAACTGCTTTGGATTAACCAACAGCACATCCAAACCACCGACATCGACCATTTGGTGACGCATTTGACGCCGTTTATGGAAGCCAAAGGCTTGGACGTATCGCAAGGCCCGGTGCTGTCGAAAGTGGCTGACTTGTTGCGTGAGCGTGCCCGTACCTTAATTGAGATGGCGGATGGCGCGACCTATTTCTATCAGGACTTCACTGAATTCGATGCAGACGCCGCCAAAAAACATCTTCGCCCGGTGGCGGAAGAACCGTTGCGTTTGGTACAACAGAAGTTTGCGGCACTGTCCGAATGGAAAGCGGAAGCGATTCACGCCGCCATTCAGGAAGCCGCTTCCGACTTGGATGTGGGCATGGGCAAAGTGGGGATGCCATTGCGTGTCGCCATTACCGGCGGCGGCCAATCGCCGTCGATTGATGCCACGGCGGAGTTGATCGGACAGGAAAAATGTATTGCCCGTATAGACTTAGCGTTACAGGCCATTGAAATCCGGAAGCAGAACGCTTAA
- a CDS encoding bile acid:sodium symporter family protein: MAVFSIHLFPVWVLIFSVYAFFSPTFFVELKNAIVPLLMLVMFGMGMTLRWQDFRQVMQNKAAVLLGVSVQFIVMPLAALGLAKLFHLSPELTVGLMLVGATAGGTASNVMAYLAKGDVALSVSMTLVSTLCAIVLLPLLTWFYLNETVSVPVWGMLVSLLQLILLPVLLGVVLNQFFPKPLELIQPVLPVFSMFAIVIIVAIVVALNTTQLHSLAWSLALVIVLHNAIGLVSGYGLSRLFGFDKRVAKTVAIEVGMQNSGLSVALALKYFGAVSALPGALFSVWHNISGSMLAAYWQKKDEASKSS, encoded by the coding sequence ATGGCGGTGTTTTCGATTCATCTTTTCCCGGTCTGGGTGCTGATTTTTTCGGTGTATGCGTTTTTTTCGCCGACGTTTTTCGTGGAGTTGAAAAACGCGATTGTGCCGTTGTTGATGCTGGTGATGTTCGGCATGGGGATGACGTTACGTTGGCAGGATTTCCGCCAGGTGATGCAGAATAAAGCGGCGGTATTATTGGGCGTGAGCGTGCAGTTTATTGTGATGCCGCTGGCGGCCTTGGGCTTGGCCAAGCTGTTTCATTTGTCGCCGGAGCTGACGGTCGGCTTGATGCTGGTCGGTGCGACGGCGGGCGGCACGGCGTCGAATGTAATGGCGTATTTGGCGAAAGGGGATGTGGCCTTGTCGGTGAGCATGACATTGGTTTCGACACTGTGCGCCATTGTCTTGTTGCCGTTGTTGACGTGGTTTTATCTGAATGAAACCGTTTCCGTGCCGGTGTGGGGCATGCTGGTAAGTTTGTTGCAGTTGATTTTGTTGCCGGTGCTGTTGGGCGTGGTGTTGAACCAGTTCTTTCCGAAGCCGCTGGAATTGATTCAACCGGTGTTGCCGGTTTTTTCGATGTTTGCGATTGTGATTATTGTCGCGATTGTGGTGGCGTTGAATACCACGCAACTACATTCCTTGGCGTGGAGTTTGGCTTTGGTGATTGTATTGCATAATGCGATTGGGCTGGTGTCGGGCTATGGTTTGTCGCGTTTATTCGGATTCGATAAGCGGGTGGCGAAAACGGTGGCGATTGAAGTGGGGATGCAGAATTCGGGCTTGAGTGTGGCGCTGGCGTTGAAGTATTTCGGCGCGGTGAGTGCGTTGCCGGGTGCGTTGTTCAGTGTGTGGCACAATATTTCCGGGTCGATGCTGGCGGCCTATTGGCAGAAAAAAGACGAGGCTTCAAAGTCGTCCTAA
- a CDS encoding M61 family metallopeptidase: MPDIRYRIAPANPNAHLFHVELEIEQPDASGQSLSLPNWIPGSYLIRDFSKHLIDLQAETASGEPLPITPVEKSHWQVAPHNGPIKVQYDVYAWDLSVRGAHFDQTHAFFNGTSVFLAVDGQRDQACSVEIVPSPYSEAENWRVATTLPPENVNEHGFGLYHADDYLTLIDYPVEMGCFHLLEFEACGIPHQIAFTGKIEFHCIDKKQLLDDLTRICETELELFGQPYPIERYLFLVTVTEKDYGGLEHRDSTALICARSDLPYLNDEKRSDGYIQFLELCSHEYFHTWNVKRIQPEIYQTASLNEPVYTNQLWWFEGITSFYDAQILHRAGILERDNYLNQLAKEMTRVYRMPGRFKQSVAESSFLTWTKFYQQDENAPNAIVSYYTKGSLIALGLDLTIRAETQNAKSLDDVLLTLWREYGATGKGLQEGEIESICERASGLDLKDFFQRYLFGTEDLAFESLFAKFGIDFTLRPATNAKDTGGKTEQKSFPPQLGANLVNTEHQTVKLTHVWNEQSAGQAGLAAGDEIIALSGFKMASVQALESYLARQDIGDDIPCHYFRRDELHETVIHLYEPPCDRVLLEPALKKPDEALEWMSK, encoded by the coding sequence ATGCCGGACATACGTTATCGAATCGCTCCCGCCAACCCCAATGCCCATTTATTCCACGTCGAACTGGAAATCGAGCAACCGGATGCCAGCGGGCAATCTCTCAGCTTGCCGAACTGGATTCCCGGCAGTTATTTGATTCGAGACTTTTCCAAACACCTGATCGACCTGCAAGCTGAAACGGCAAGCGGCGAACCTTTGCCCATCACGCCGGTGGAGAAATCCCACTGGCAAGTCGCGCCACATAACGGGCCAATCAAAGTGCAATACGATGTGTACGCCTGGGATTTATCCGTTCGTGGCGCGCATTTCGACCAAACCCACGCTTTTTTCAACGGCACTTCGGTGTTTTTGGCGGTGGATGGCCAACGTGACCAGGCCTGCTCGGTGGAAATCGTTCCGTCGCCTTATTCGGAAGCCGAAAACTGGCGTGTCGCCACCACCTTGCCACCGGAAAACGTCAACGAACATGGTTTCGGTTTGTACCACGCCGACGATTATTTAACACTGATCGATTATCCGGTGGAAATGGGGTGTTTCCATTTGCTGGAATTTGAAGCCTGCGGCATTCCGCACCAAATCGCCTTCACCGGCAAAATCGAATTCCATTGCATCGACAAAAAACAACTGCTGGACGATTTAACCCGCATTTGCGAAACCGAGCTGGAACTCTTCGGCCAACCCTACCCGATTGAACGCTACCTTTTCCTGGTCACCGTCACCGAAAAAGACTACGGCGGCTTGGAACACCGTGATTCCACCGCACTCATCTGTGCGCGCAGCGACCTGCCGTACTTGAACGACGAAAAACGCAGCGACGGTTACATTCAGTTTCTGGAACTCTGCTCGCACGAATATTTCCACACCTGGAATGTCAAACGCATCCAGCCGGAAATCTATCAAACCGCGTCATTGAACGAACCGGTTTACACCAACCAGCTCTGGTGGTTTGAAGGCATCACCTCTTTCTACGACGCCCAGATTCTGCACCGCGCGGGCATTCTCGAACGCGACAATTACTTGAACCAACTCGCCAAAGAGATGACCCGCGTGTATCGCATGCCGGGCCGTTTCAAACAATCTGTGGCCGAGTCCAGCTTTTTGACCTGGACCAAGTTCTACCAGCAGGACGAAAACGCCCCCAATGCGATTGTCAGTTATTACACCAAAGGCAGTTTGATTGCGCTCGGGCTGGATTTGACCATCCGCGCCGAAACCCAAAACGCCAAATCGCTGGACGACGTGTTACTGACCTTGTGGCGAGAATACGGCGCCACCGGAAAAGGCTTACAGGAAGGCGAAATCGAATCCATTTGTGAGCGTGCTTCCGGTTTGGATTTAAAAGACTTTTTCCAACGGTATCTGTTCGGCACCGAAGACCTAGCGTTTGAAAGCCTGTTCGCCAAATTCGGCATCGACTTCACCTTGCGCCCGGCCACCAATGCCAAAGACACCGGCGGCAAAACCGAGCAAAAAAGCTTCCCGCCGCAGTTGGGCGCGAACCTAGTTAATACCGAACATCAAACCGTCAAACTCACCCATGTCTGGAACGAACAGTCCGCCGGGCAAGCCGGTTTGGCCGCAGGTGATGAAATCATCGCCCTGAGCGGTTTCAAAATGGCCTCCGTTCAAGCACTGGAAAGTTATCTGGCACGTCAGGACATCGGAGACGACATCCCCTGCCACTATTTCCGCCGCGACGAACTGCATGAAACCGTCATACATCTGTACGAACCACCCTGCGACAGGGTATTATTGGAACCGGCGTTGAAAAAACCGGATGAGGCCTTAGAATGGATGAGCAAATAA
- a CDS encoding cation diffusion facilitator family transporter, with translation MNTHSHNHDTESIGDRRLGFAIAINMLLTLAQVVGGILSGSLSLIADALHNFSDAASLLIAWVARKIGRQPADHFRTFGYKRAEVIATLINLVTLVLVGLYLAYEALWRIYEPQIIEGWMVVIVAAIALVIDLATAFLTFTMSKHSMNIRAAFLHNVSDALASLGVIVAGTLILLYEWYWSDTLITLLIAAYVLYQAATMLPKTIHILMQGTPEGIVIDDVITAMQQVTNVINVHHVHIWQLDEHQNALEAHVLLSDYSQLDKVKGELKTALAQKFSIGHSTLEFEIKECKYDQC, from the coding sequence ATGAATACGCATTCGCATAACCACGACACTGAATCAATAGGTGATCGCCGCCTGGGGTTCGCCATCGCTATCAATATGCTCTTGACATTAGCACAGGTCGTCGGTGGTATTCTATCGGGCAGCCTTTCACTTATTGCTGATGCGCTGCATAATTTCAGTGATGCCGCCTCACTGCTCATTGCCTGGGTCGCCAGAAAGATCGGGCGTCAACCGGCGGATCATTTCAGAACCTTTGGTTATAAACGCGCTGAAGTTATCGCCACATTGATTAATTTAGTCACGCTTGTCCTGGTTGGGCTGTACCTGGCCTATGAAGCGCTATGGCGAATCTATGAACCACAGATTATTGAAGGCTGGATGGTTGTGATTGTGGCGGCGATAGCACTTGTGATTGATCTGGCAACCGCGTTTCTTACCTTCACCATGTCTAAGCACAGTATGAATATCCGTGCCGCTTTTTTGCACAATGTATCGGATGCACTGGCTTCACTGGGTGTTATTGTTGCCGGCACACTGATCCTTCTTTATGAGTGGTACTGGAGTGACACCTTAATAACATTATTGATAGCCGCGTATGTTTTGTACCAGGCAGCCACGATGTTACCAAAAACCATTCATATCCTGATGCAGGGAACACCGGAGGGCATTGTTATTGATGATGTCATCACAGCCATGCAGCAGGTAACAAATGTTATCAATGTTCATCACGTACATATCTGGCAACTTGACGAGCATCAGAATGCATTAGAAGCTCATGTTCTACTTTCTGATTATTCACAACTGGATAAAGTGAAGGGTGAATTAAAAACAGCGCTTGCACAAAAATTCTCCATCGGGCATTCAACACTCGAGTTTGAGATTAAAGAATGCAAATATGATCAGTGTTAA
- a CDS encoding SlyX family protein, whose product MDEQINQQLIDLTDKIHHLEVSSAYQEDVIEHLNKTLGKQHQEIQLLQTQVKVLSDYIKQLKYEIGSDIKLPSEEVPPPHY is encoded by the coding sequence ATGGATGAGCAAATAAATCAACAACTGATTGATTTAACCGATAAAATACATCACCTGGAAGTCAGCTCGGCTTACCAGGAAGATGTCATCGAGCATCTCAATAAAACACTGGGGAAACAACATCAGGAAATACAGCTTCTGCAAACGCAGGTAAAAGTATTGTCCGACTATATCAAGCAACTCAAATACGAAATCGGCAGCGACATCAAATTACCCAGCGAAGAAGTCCCGCCACCGCACTACTGA